A window of the Lactuca sativa cultivar Salinas chromosome 5, Lsat_Salinas_v11, whole genome shotgun sequence genome harbors these coding sequences:
- the LOC111887293 gene encoding protein FAR1-RELATED SEQUENCE 7, whose protein sequence is MNLRSKLGATVFKTNGQREDEGESKVEPYVGLEFDTPEAAQEFYNTYATQTGFKIRIGQLYRSRVDGSVISRRYVCSKEGFQTTSRTGCPAFIRVQKGDSGKWVLANIKKEHNHDMDVSGDVDGGDVSGGEVQTPVTQKKAPPPPKPTATPRSGIRSADGDGSSGILDLKRLKRGEMEPESESQPLGDPFKGLEFNSANEAYKFYNNYAANLGFKVRIGQLFRSKNDGSITSRRFVCSKEGHQHPSRVGCGAFMRIQHDDSGRWVVDRLSKEHNHELDSPETTTRRKNSKSSKEELAAGLDNLDLLETNGGLSLVERDRGSGIGSRWYNVLLEYFQSRQAEDTGFFYALEVDNSRLMSVFWADGRSRFSCTQFGDVVIFDTSYRSGSYSVPFASFYGINHHRQPVLLACALISDESEDSFTWVFKTWVRAMSGRRPVSIIADQDKPIQNAISTVFPATHHRFSAWQILQKERENLGALWSIDEFKFEYEACISQTQTASEFDSAWNLLTTKYNLKDNVWLKEMYITRKSWVPLYLKSTFFAGIPVNGSTKPYFDPFLTPQVPLNEFLIRYEKAIEHHREEERKEDFSSFNSQIVLHTKDPLEEQCRRLYTITVFKVFQKELLESYTYVGIKINIEGAISRYLVQRCGNGDERNTVAFNGSNLNITCSCRMFEFEGVLCRHALKVFQIMNIREIPSRYILHRWTKNAKYGILRDVDSGGGGQDFKALMVWSLREEAHSYIDAGAASIERYKLAFEILQEGRRNLCWQN, encoded by the coding sequence ATGAACTTAAGATCAAAACTGGGTGCAACAGTTTTCAAAACCAATGGTCAAAGGGAGGACGAAGGAGAGTCAAAAGTCGAACCCTACGTAGGGTTAGAATTCGATACACCAGAAGCCGCACAAGAATTCTACAACACTTACGCAACTCAAACCGGATTCAAAATCAGAATCGGTCAACTCTACAGGTCAAGAGTCGATGGCTCAGTTATTTCTAGAAGATACGTCTGTTCAAAAGAAGGCTTCCAAACCACTTCAAGAACCGGTTGTCCCGCCTTCATCAGAGTCCAAAAGGGCGATTCTGGAAAATGGGTTTTAGCCAACATCAAAAAAGAACACAACCATGATATGGACGTCTCCGGTGATGTTGATGGCGGCGATGTCTCCGGTGGTGAAGTCCAGACGCCTGTCACACAAAAAAAAGCTCCCCCGCCTCCGAAACCGACCGCAACCCCGAGGAGCGGAATCCGGTCGGCGGACGGTGACGGTTCGTCAGGAATTCTTGATTTGAAACGGCTCAAACGCGGGGAAATGGAACCGGAATCGGAATCACAACCGCTAGGTGACCCGTTTAAAGGTTTGGAATTCAATTCCGCTAACGAAGCGTACAAATTTTACAACAATTATGCCGCGAATCTCGGTTTCAAAGTCCGAATCGGTCAACTATTCCGGTCAAAAAACGACGGATCGATTACATCGAGACGATTTGTATGCTCAAAAGAAGGCCACCAACATCCTTCACGAGTCGGATGTGGGGCCTTCATGAGAATCCAACACGACGATTCCGGTAGATGGGTGGTTGACCGGTTGTCAAAAGAACACAATCACGAACTTGACTCGCCGGAAACCACCACCCGCCGGAAAAACTCCAAGTCGTCTAAGGAGGAGTTAGCCGCCGGATTAGACAATTTGGATTTACTCGAAACAAACGGTGGTCTTAGTCTTGTGGAACGGGACCGGGGTAGCGGGATCGGGTCCCGCTGGTATAACGTTCTTCTTGAATATTTTCAATCCCGTCAAGCGGAAGATACCGGATTCTTCTACGCGTTAGAAGTCGATAACAGCCGTCTGATGTCTGTGTTTTGGGCAGATGGACGGTCCAGATTTTCTTGTACACAATTCGGTGATGTGGTGATTTTCGACACGTCATACCGGAGTGGAAGTTACTCCGTTCCGTTCGCGTCATTTTACGGCATCAACCACCACCGACAACCGGTGCTCCTAGCCTGTGCTTTAATCTCCGATGAGTCCGAAGACTCGTTCACATGGGTCTTCAAGACGTGGGTCCGGGCAATGTCCGGCCGCCGCCCGGTCTCCATCATCGCTGACCAAGATAAACCGATCCAAAACGCGATCTCAACTGTTTTTCCGGCGACCCACCACCGGTTCTCCGCCTGGCAAATCCTCCAGAAAGAACGCGAAAACCTAGGGGCGTTATGGTCAATCGACGAGTTTAAATTCGAATACGAAGCTTGCATTTCACAAACGCAAACCGCTTCCGAATTCGATTCCGCATGGAACCTTCTTACCACAAAGTACAATCTTAAAGACAACGTGTGGCTAAAAGAAATGTACATCACGCGAAAAAGCTGGGTCCCGCTTTACTTAAAGTCAACTTTCTTTGCGGGAATTCCGGTCAACGGGTCAACAAAACCCTACTTCGATCCGTTTTTAACCCCGCAAGTCCCGCTAAACGAGTTTTTAATCCGGTACGAAAAAGCAATCGAACATCATCGCGAAGAGGAACGAAAAGAGGATTTTAGTTCGTTTAATTCACAAATTGTTCTGCACACAAAAGATCCTCTAGAAGAACAATGTCGACGGCTGTACACGATAACTGTTTTTAAAGTCTTCCAGAAGGAGCTTCTAGAAAGCTACACTTACGTTGGGATAAAAATCAACATCGAGGGAGCCATCAGCCGTTATCTGGTCCAAAGATGTGGGAATGGCGACGAGAGAAACACGGTTGCGTTTAACGGCTCTAACCTTAACATCACTTGCAGTTGTCGGATGTTTGAGTTCGAAGGGGTTTTATGTCGGCATGCTTTGAAGGTTTTTCAGATTATGAATATAAGGGAAATCCCGTCTAGATACATTTTGCATAGGTGGACGAAAAATGCGAAATATGGGATTTTAAGGGATGTGGATTCTGGGGGTGGAGGACAGGATTTTAAGGCGTTGATGGTGTGGAGTTTGAGGGAAGAGGCGCATAGTTATATTGATGCAGGGGCGGCTTCTATTGAAAGATATAAGCTTGCGTTTGAGATTTTGCAGGAAGGCCGAAGGAATTTGTGTTGGCAGAATTGA